Proteins encoded within one genomic window of Platichthys flesus chromosome 17, fPlaFle2.1, whole genome shotgun sequence:
- the LOC133971991 gene encoding tyrosine-protein kinase STYK1-like isoform X1: MSSNSTADNLCAPDDHLCMTREYMQDVIIVPTLLLFGTLVTLLYLFLLKLCPEHKRSRVTAPGSYSSARRHTQRRSRRSHLQGIDAPPGINPLEHEELPMSVQVQQNVRPALPHTSTERRHNTFSQVTALPLSFSIKPYDTVTLYRARMDNKDVVLRVLKERVSSSEEQNFLDFASFVSGLGRHPYLPELLGVVSVQPPMMMVMEELQHRELLSFLWRSRQNNAGSESPWDMTEKRIHVMAGQVASALEYLHSKGCIHGNVGARSVLIGGDLTAKLWGLGSAYRRRPQPSSPGEFQDVEMKKWQAPEVLARGVFSPSSDVWSFGILLYEMVTLGDPPFAQIPTTELLQHLQRGKHLKRPATCSSSLFSLITSCCHWNLKHRLSIPQVISKLQAGEKSANGRTVLRAPAPIDIERYLREAGYGEALNYAVL, encoded by the exons CCACGCTGCTCCTCTTTGGAACACTCGTCACTCTACTGTACTTGTTCCTGCTGAAGCTCTGTCCTGAACACAAGCGCTCTCGAGTGACGGCCCCTGGAAGCTACAGCTCGgcccgcagacacacacagaggcgcAGCCGCAGAAGTCACCTACAAGGCATCGATG CTCCTCCTGGAATCAACCCACTCGAACACGAGGAGCTGCCGATGTCAGTGCAAGTGCAGCAGAACGTCCGGCCTGCACTCCCACACACGTCCACCGAGAGGCGTCACAACACCTTCAGCCAGGTCACCGCCCTGCCGCTGTCCTTCTCCATCAAACCCTACGACACAGTCACTCTTTACCGAGCCCGCATGGACAACAAGGACGTGGTCCTCAGAGTTCTGAAAG aacGAGTGAGCAGCAGCGAGGAGCAGAACTTCCTGGACTTCGCCTCCTTTGTCTCGGGACTGGGTCGCCACCCGTATCTACCAGAGCTGCTGGGTGTAGTTTCAGTGCAGCCCCccatgatgatggtgatggaggagctgcagcacagagagctgctcAGCTTCCTGTGGAGAAGTAGACAG AACAACGCAGGCTCAGAGTCTCCCTGGGACATGACGGAGAAGAGGATCCACGTCATGGCAGGACAAGTGGCCTCCGCTCTG GAGTATCTGCACAGTAAAGGCTGCATACATGGGAATGTGGGGGCGCGCAGCgttctgattggtggagatcTGACGGCGAAGCTGTGGGGTTTGGGCTCGGCCTATCGACGGAGACCGCAGCCCAGCTCGCCGGGGGAGTTTCAGGACGTGGAGATGAAGAAGTGGCAGGCGCCTGAAGTGCTGGCCAGAGGAGTCTTCAGTCCCAGTAGCGATGT ATGGTCTTTTGGTATCCTGCTTTATGAAATGGTCACTTTGG GTGACCCACCGTTCGCTCAGATCCCGACGACTGAACTTCTGCAGCATCTGcaaagaggaaaacatctgAAGCGCCCGGCGACATGTTCCAGCTCCCT ATTCTCcctcatcacttcctgttgtcacTGGAACCTCAAACACCGTCTCTCCATCCCGCAAGTGATAAGCAAGCTTCAGGCGGGAGAGAAATCAGCCAATGGGAGGACAGTCCTCAGGGCGCCTGCACCAATCGACATCGAGAGATACCTGAGGGAGGCGGGATATGGAGAGGCCCTCAACTATgctgtgctctga
- the LOC133971991 gene encoding tyrosine-protein kinase STYK1-like isoform X2 yields MQDVIIVPTLLLFGTLVTLLYLFLLKLCPEHKRSRVTAPGSYSSARRHTQRRSRRSHLQGIDAPPGINPLEHEELPMSVQVQQNVRPALPHTSTERRHNTFSQVTALPLSFSIKPYDTVTLYRARMDNKDVVLRVLKERVSSSEEQNFLDFASFVSGLGRHPYLPELLGVVSVQPPMMMVMEELQHRELLSFLWRSRQNNAGSESPWDMTEKRIHVMAGQVASALEYLHSKGCIHGNVGARSVLIGGDLTAKLWGLGSAYRRRPQPSSPGEFQDVEMKKWQAPEVLARGVFSPSSDVWSFGILLYEMVTLGDPPFAQIPTTELLQHLQRGKHLKRPATCSSSLFSLITSCCHWNLKHRLSIPQVISKLQAGEKSANGRTVLRAPAPIDIERYLREAGYGEALNYAVL; encoded by the exons CCACGCTGCTCCTCTTTGGAACACTCGTCACTCTACTGTACTTGTTCCTGCTGAAGCTCTGTCCTGAACACAAGCGCTCTCGAGTGACGGCCCCTGGAAGCTACAGCTCGgcccgcagacacacacagaggcgcAGCCGCAGAAGTCACCTACAAGGCATCGATG CTCCTCCTGGAATCAACCCACTCGAACACGAGGAGCTGCCGATGTCAGTGCAAGTGCAGCAGAACGTCCGGCCTGCACTCCCACACACGTCCACCGAGAGGCGTCACAACACCTTCAGCCAGGTCACCGCCCTGCCGCTGTCCTTCTCCATCAAACCCTACGACACAGTCACTCTTTACCGAGCCCGCATGGACAACAAGGACGTGGTCCTCAGAGTTCTGAAAG aacGAGTGAGCAGCAGCGAGGAGCAGAACTTCCTGGACTTCGCCTCCTTTGTCTCGGGACTGGGTCGCCACCCGTATCTACCAGAGCTGCTGGGTGTAGTTTCAGTGCAGCCCCccatgatgatggtgatggaggagctgcagcacagagagctgctcAGCTTCCTGTGGAGAAGTAGACAG AACAACGCAGGCTCAGAGTCTCCCTGGGACATGACGGAGAAGAGGATCCACGTCATGGCAGGACAAGTGGCCTCCGCTCTG GAGTATCTGCACAGTAAAGGCTGCATACATGGGAATGTGGGGGCGCGCAGCgttctgattggtggagatcTGACGGCGAAGCTGTGGGGTTTGGGCTCGGCCTATCGACGGAGACCGCAGCCCAGCTCGCCGGGGGAGTTTCAGGACGTGGAGATGAAGAAGTGGCAGGCGCCTGAAGTGCTGGCCAGAGGAGTCTTCAGTCCCAGTAGCGATGT ATGGTCTTTTGGTATCCTGCTTTATGAAATGGTCACTTTGG GTGACCCACCGTTCGCTCAGATCCCGACGACTGAACTTCTGCAGCATCTGcaaagaggaaaacatctgAAGCGCCCGGCGACATGTTCCAGCTCCCT ATTCTCcctcatcacttcctgttgtcacTGGAACCTCAAACACCGTCTCTCCATCCCGCAAGTGATAAGCAAGCTTCAGGCGGGAGAGAAATCAGCCAATGGGAGGACAGTCCTCAGGGCGCCTGCACCAATCGACATCGAGAGATACCTGAGGGAGGCGGGATATGGAGAGGCCCTCAACTATgctgtgctctga
- the LOC133972472 gene encoding polyhomeotic-like protein 1 isoform X1, whose protein sequence is METDGEQNQQGASTNGSAASGTATTTTSRPSPMNSMSLYERQAVQALQALQRQPNAAQYFQQLMLQQQINNAQLQNLAAVQQATLAASRQSSPSSGSSSQTSSSTSASVSSGTGSTTSSRPMGGSATSVLLSGTAAGQGQMYLRVNRSLRTPISSQLIFMPGSSATAAVATVTTQQPPEATTTSPSSSQADSDQVQNLAMRGVTSPKGVKTEAPERSDSAAFSLVQPSHQCTAQSPSKPSQPQPQPPHIKIPTYPQPTNLKAHPASSGASSSSSSTSSIPLSQLLLHGTRTLATGTTAPTAAHTLVLASNAASHHHGYPVGTATIKPAVSAQTLVVQPLQKSSLGAEKPGHGTGPIPIQPKTLQGLRLPLHLPSRNPPPILPAPPPVSSSAQPPQTPHIPVQIVGARQSTLGNGQAMALARGSCSQDGAAVLTGSSSLLTMVASIASREGGVVGRGVGLKALHSPQEAPPLAQVSQVHPLANQNSGQGQNGPVASSPASSKPPTVSAPPSSLSRSSLTLPLPLAPEEQRGAGVTTNGDASGRQTPQGKQVIGSLKRKSDSNAANDEDGPSPPRIPPVRDHASALPTNPIKAGCNAPPPAPPSPSPVLSVSRGGSGQGDRAPPPQAVVKPHVLTHLIEGFVIREGAEPFPVCGAVKDSTGGDLTNDSPDTNQSETGTTATVLKCEYCKTFAPASQFRGTKRFCSMTCAKSMYWFPRYNVSFRQHLCVRQGHGQGQGHAPEQDHGQGHFSNSEEEGGIARRRVPRRTSSEIASAKIAGRPLPVKCRSESSHSDEESSGEEDEDDPMSLSPASSASCHQAAPQPPTDSSAPSCLPSGPAQWSVEEVSQFISSLQGCEDLASQFLSQEIDGQALLLLKEEHLMSTMNIKLGPALKICAHINNLRD, encoded by the exons ATGGAGACGGATGGAGAGCAGAACCAGCAGGGGGCCTCGACCAATGGGAGCGCTGCGTCCGGgaccgccaccaccaccacctcccgcCCCTCTCCCATGAACTCCATGTCTCTGTATGAACGGCAGGCGGTGCAG gcGCTGCAGGCGTTGCAGCGGCAGCCGAACGCAGCTCAGTACTTCCAGCAgctgatgctgcagcagcagatcaacAACGCCCAGCTGCAGAACCTGGCCGCCGTGCAGCAG gcGACTCTGGCTGCCAGTCGTCAGTCGAGTCCCTCCAGCGGAAGCTCGTCTCAgaccagcagctccacatcT GCTAGTGTATCATCTGGAACGGGGTCCACGACCAGCAGCCGTCCAATGGGAGGTTCAGCAACATCGGTCCTTCTGAGCGGGACGGCAGCAGGACAGGGACAAATGTACCTGAGG GTCAACCGCTCCCTGAGGACGCCCATCTCCTCCCAGCTCATCTTCATGCCCGGCAGCTCAGCAACGGCTGCTGTGGCCACCGTCACCACGCAGCAGCCGCCTGAGGCCACgaccacctccccctccagcaGCCAGGCAGACAGTGACCAG GTGCAGAATCTGGCCATGAGAGGCGTGACCAGTCCTAAAGGTGTGAAGACTGAAGCTCCAGAGAGGAGTGACTCAG CGGCCTTCTCTCTGGTCCAGCCCTCCCACCAGTGCACCGCCCAGTCACCCTCCAAGCCCAGCCAGCCTCAGCCCCAGCCCCCCCACATCAAGATCCCCACGTACCCCCAGCCCACCAACCTCAAAGCCCACCCCGCCTCCTCCggagcgtcctcctcctcttcctccacctcctccatcccgCTCTCCCAGCTCCTGCTTCATGGGACCCGGACCCTCGCCACTGGtaccacagctcccacagcagCGCACACACTGGTCCTCGCGTCCAACGCGGCGTCTCATCACCACGGGTACCCGGTGGGCACGGCCACCATCAAGCCGGCGGTCAGCGCTCAGACTCTGGTGGTGCAGCCGCTGCAGAAGAGCTCGCTCGGCGCTGAGAAGCCAGGCCACGGCACCGGGCCCATCCCGATCCAACCCAAGACTCTGCAGGGCCTGCGTCTGCCCCTCCACCTGCCCTCCAGGAACCCCCCGCCCATCCTCCCTGCCCCGCCTCCAGTCAGCAGCTCCGCCCAGCCTCCGCAGACACCCCACATCCCAGTCCAGATCGTGGGGGCCCGGCAGAGCACGCTGGGAAACGGCCAGGCGATGGCACTGGCCCGGGGCAGCTGCAGCCAGGACGGAGCCGCGGTCCTCACCGGCTCCTCCAGCCTGCTCACCATGGTGGCCTCCATCGCCtccagggaggggggggtcgtGGGGCGCGGCGTGGGGCTCAAGGCACTTCACTCGCCCCAGGAGGCTCCCCCATTGGCTCAGGTCTCTCAAGTGCATCCGCTGGCCAATCAGAACTCTGGACAGGGTCAGAATGGACCTGTAGCTTctagccccgcctcctccaagCCCCCGACTGTTtccgctcctccctcctcgctctctcgttcctccctcaccctccccctccccctggcgcccgaggagcagagaggagccggTGTGACCACTAACGGAGACGCGTCAGGACGCCAGACGCCGCAG GGAAAGCAGGTGATTGGTTCGCTAAAGAGGAAATCAGATTCCAATGCAGCCAATGACGAAGATGGCCCCTCCCCTCCACGGATCCCGCCTGTCAGAGACCACGCCTCTGCGCTCCCGACCAATCCCATCAAAGCag gATGTAACGCTCCTCCTCcggcccccccctctccctcccctgtccTATCTGTGTCCCGCGGGGGGAGTGGTCAGGGAGACAGAGCTCCTCCCCCTCAGGCCGTGGTCAAACCTCACGTCCTCACACACCTCATCGAGGGCTTCGTCATCCGGGAGGGGGCCGAGCCTTTTCCT GTGTGTGGTGCAGTGAAGGACTCGACTGGAGGGGATTTAACCAACGACAGTCCAGACACCAACCAATCAGAGACCGGCACCACCGCCACAG TGCTCAAGTGTGAGTACTGTAAAACCTTTGCTCCTGCCAGCCAGTTCAGAGGCACCAAAAGGTTCTGCTCCATGACTTGTGCCAAGAG TATGTATTGGTTCCCCAGGTACAACGTCAGCTTCAGGCAGCACCTGTGCGTGCGGCAGGGTCACGGCCAGGGTCAGGGTCACGCTCCGGAGCAGGACCACGGCCAAGGTCACTTCTCCAActcggaggaggagggagggatcgCCAGGCGGAGGGTTCCCCGCAGGACCAGCTCAGAGATAGCCAGTGCCAAGATAGCAGGGAGACCTCTACCTGTCAAG TGCCGTTCAGAGTCCAGCCATTCAGACGAGGAGTCCAgcggagaggaggatgaagacgacCCCATGTCCCTCTCGCCTGCCTCCTCGGCCTCCTGCCACCAGGCGGCGCCGCAGCCGCCCACAGACAGCTCTGCGCCCAGCTGCCTGCCCTCTGGCCCCGCCCAGTGGAGCGTGGAGGAAGTGTCGCAGTTTATCTCCTCGCTGCAAG GGTGCGAAGACCTTGCCTCCCAGTTCCTGTCGCAGGAGATTGACGGACAGgctttgctgctgctgaaggaggagcATCTCATGTCCACCATGAACATCAAGCTGGGCCCCGCCCTGAAGATCTGCGCCCACATCAACAACCTGAGAGACTGA
- the LOC133972472 gene encoding polyhomeotic-like protein 1 isoform X2, translating into METDGEQNQQGASTNGSAASGTATTTTSRPSPMNSMSLYERQAVQALQALQRQPNAAQYFQQLMLQQQINNAQLQNLAAVQQATLAASRQSSPSSGSSSQTSSSTSASVSSGTGSTTSSRPMGGSATSVLLSGTAAGQGQMYLRVNRSLRTPISSQLIFMPGSSATAAVATVTTQQPPEATTTSPSSSQADSDQVQNLAMRGVTSPKGVKTEAPERSDSAAFSLVQPSHQCTAQSPSKPSQPQPQPPHIKIPTYPQPTNLKAHPASSGASSSSSSTSSIPLSQLLLHGTRTLATGTTAPTAAHTLVLASNAASHHHGYPVGTATIKPAVSAQTLVVQPLQKSSLGAEKPGHGTGPIPIQPKTLQGLRLPLHLPSRNPPPILPAPPPVSSSAQPPQTPHIPVQIVGARQSTLGNGQAMALARGSCSQDGAAVLTGSSSLLTMVASIASREGGVVGRGVGLKALHSPQEAPPLAQVSQVHPLANQNSGQGQNGPVASSPASSKPPTVSAPPSSLSRSSLTLPLPLAPEEQRGAGVTTNGDASGRQTPQGKQVIGSLKRKSDSNAANDEDGPSPPRIPPVRDHASALPTNPIKAGCNAPPPAPPSPSPVLSVSRGGSGQGDRAPPPQAVVKPHVLTHLIEGFVIREGAEPFPVCGAVKDSTGGDLTNDSPDTNQSETGTTATVLKCEYCKTFAPASQFRGTKRFCSMTCAKRYNVSFRQHLCVRQGHGQGQGHAPEQDHGQGHFSNSEEEGGIARRRVPRRTSSEIASAKIAGRPLPVKCRSESSHSDEESSGEEDEDDPMSLSPASSASCHQAAPQPPTDSSAPSCLPSGPAQWSVEEVSQFISSLQGCEDLASQFLSQEIDGQALLLLKEEHLMSTMNIKLGPALKICAHINNLRD; encoded by the exons ATGGAGACGGATGGAGAGCAGAACCAGCAGGGGGCCTCGACCAATGGGAGCGCTGCGTCCGGgaccgccaccaccaccacctcccgcCCCTCTCCCATGAACTCCATGTCTCTGTATGAACGGCAGGCGGTGCAG gcGCTGCAGGCGTTGCAGCGGCAGCCGAACGCAGCTCAGTACTTCCAGCAgctgatgctgcagcagcagatcaacAACGCCCAGCTGCAGAACCTGGCCGCCGTGCAGCAG gcGACTCTGGCTGCCAGTCGTCAGTCGAGTCCCTCCAGCGGAAGCTCGTCTCAgaccagcagctccacatcT GCTAGTGTATCATCTGGAACGGGGTCCACGACCAGCAGCCGTCCAATGGGAGGTTCAGCAACATCGGTCCTTCTGAGCGGGACGGCAGCAGGACAGGGACAAATGTACCTGAGG GTCAACCGCTCCCTGAGGACGCCCATCTCCTCCCAGCTCATCTTCATGCCCGGCAGCTCAGCAACGGCTGCTGTGGCCACCGTCACCACGCAGCAGCCGCCTGAGGCCACgaccacctccccctccagcaGCCAGGCAGACAGTGACCAG GTGCAGAATCTGGCCATGAGAGGCGTGACCAGTCCTAAAGGTGTGAAGACTGAAGCTCCAGAGAGGAGTGACTCAG CGGCCTTCTCTCTGGTCCAGCCCTCCCACCAGTGCACCGCCCAGTCACCCTCCAAGCCCAGCCAGCCTCAGCCCCAGCCCCCCCACATCAAGATCCCCACGTACCCCCAGCCCACCAACCTCAAAGCCCACCCCGCCTCCTCCggagcgtcctcctcctcttcctccacctcctccatcccgCTCTCCCAGCTCCTGCTTCATGGGACCCGGACCCTCGCCACTGGtaccacagctcccacagcagCGCACACACTGGTCCTCGCGTCCAACGCGGCGTCTCATCACCACGGGTACCCGGTGGGCACGGCCACCATCAAGCCGGCGGTCAGCGCTCAGACTCTGGTGGTGCAGCCGCTGCAGAAGAGCTCGCTCGGCGCTGAGAAGCCAGGCCACGGCACCGGGCCCATCCCGATCCAACCCAAGACTCTGCAGGGCCTGCGTCTGCCCCTCCACCTGCCCTCCAGGAACCCCCCGCCCATCCTCCCTGCCCCGCCTCCAGTCAGCAGCTCCGCCCAGCCTCCGCAGACACCCCACATCCCAGTCCAGATCGTGGGGGCCCGGCAGAGCACGCTGGGAAACGGCCAGGCGATGGCACTGGCCCGGGGCAGCTGCAGCCAGGACGGAGCCGCGGTCCTCACCGGCTCCTCCAGCCTGCTCACCATGGTGGCCTCCATCGCCtccagggaggggggggtcgtGGGGCGCGGCGTGGGGCTCAAGGCACTTCACTCGCCCCAGGAGGCTCCCCCATTGGCTCAGGTCTCTCAAGTGCATCCGCTGGCCAATCAGAACTCTGGACAGGGTCAGAATGGACCTGTAGCTTctagccccgcctcctccaagCCCCCGACTGTTtccgctcctccctcctcgctctctcgttcctccctcaccctccccctccccctggcgcccgaggagcagagaggagccggTGTGACCACTAACGGAGACGCGTCAGGACGCCAGACGCCGCAG GGAAAGCAGGTGATTGGTTCGCTAAAGAGGAAATCAGATTCCAATGCAGCCAATGACGAAGATGGCCCCTCCCCTCCACGGATCCCGCCTGTCAGAGACCACGCCTCTGCGCTCCCGACCAATCCCATCAAAGCag gATGTAACGCTCCTCCTCcggcccccccctctccctcccctgtccTATCTGTGTCCCGCGGGGGGAGTGGTCAGGGAGACAGAGCTCCTCCCCCTCAGGCCGTGGTCAAACCTCACGTCCTCACACACCTCATCGAGGGCTTCGTCATCCGGGAGGGGGCCGAGCCTTTTCCT GTGTGTGGTGCAGTGAAGGACTCGACTGGAGGGGATTTAACCAACGACAGTCCAGACACCAACCAATCAGAGACCGGCACCACCGCCACAG TGCTCAAGTGTGAGTACTGTAAAACCTTTGCTCCTGCCAGCCAGTTCAGAGGCACCAAAAGGTTCTGCTCCATGACTTGTGCCAAGAG GTACAACGTCAGCTTCAGGCAGCACCTGTGCGTGCGGCAGGGTCACGGCCAGGGTCAGGGTCACGCTCCGGAGCAGGACCACGGCCAAGGTCACTTCTCCAActcggaggaggagggagggatcgCCAGGCGGAGGGTTCCCCGCAGGACCAGCTCAGAGATAGCCAGTGCCAAGATAGCAGGGAGACCTCTACCTGTCAAG TGCCGTTCAGAGTCCAGCCATTCAGACGAGGAGTCCAgcggagaggaggatgaagacgacCCCATGTCCCTCTCGCCTGCCTCCTCGGCCTCCTGCCACCAGGCGGCGCCGCAGCCGCCCACAGACAGCTCTGCGCCCAGCTGCCTGCCCTCTGGCCCCGCCCAGTGGAGCGTGGAGGAAGTGTCGCAGTTTATCTCCTCGCTGCAAG GGTGCGAAGACCTTGCCTCCCAGTTCCTGTCGCAGGAGATTGACGGACAGgctttgctgctgctgaaggaggagcATCTCATGTCCACCATGAACATCAAGCTGGGCCCCGCCCTGAAGATCTGCGCCCACATCAACAACCTGAGAGACTGA
- the slc2a3a gene encoding solute carrier family 2, facilitated glucose transporter member 3a: MAGPENQVTGYLLFSLTTAVIGSLQFGYNTGVINAPEEKLRAFFNSTWVERYGEPISPGVCTIVWSVSVAIFSVGGMVGSFSVGVMANRFGRRRSMFLVNVLAVIGGLLMGFSTICSSYEMVIAGRLVIGLFCGLFTGLTPMYVGEVSPTPLRGAFGTLHQLGVVVGILVAQIFGLEGLLGSDKLWPLLLALTVVPAVVQCLLLPFCPESPRFLLINLNKEEEARKALVRLRGSEDVSKDLQEMKEESAKMAMEKKVTIPELFRSPAYRQPLLVAVMLQLSQQLSGINAVFYYSTGIFSSAGVKQPIYATIGAGIVNTIFTIVSLFLVEKAGRRTLHLLGLGGMAVAAVLMTISLLLKDIPAMSYLAILAVMMFVAMFEMGPGPIPWFIVAELFSQGPRPAAMAVAGCCNWTANFLVGMSFPKLVELCGPWVFLIFATFLVLFFIFTYIKVPETKGKTFDEIAQSFGSPPPTSSGVEEPPAGASSAVALPASPLKEKVPLVAAPAPAPAPAPAPASETTPLEDKSKSTVQESV; encoded by the exons ATGGCGGGACCG GAAAACCAGGTGACAGGTTATCTCCTGTTCTCCCTGACCACCGCCGTCATCGGCTCCCTGCAGTTCGGTTACAACACGGGAGTCATCAATGCTCCCGAGGAG AAACTGCGAGCCTTCTTCAACAGCACCTGGGTGGAGCGCTATGGCGAGCCCATCTCCCCGGGCGTCTGCACCATCGTGTGGAGCGTCTCCGTCGCCATCTTTAGCGTGGGCGGTATGGTGGGCTCCTTCAGCGTGGGCGTCATGGCCAACCGGTTCGGCAG GCGTCGCTCCATGTTCCTGGTGAACGTTCTGGCCGTGATCGGCGGCCTCCTCATGGGCTTCTCCACCATCTGCTCCTCCTACGAGATGGTGATCGCCGGCCGTCTGGTCATCGGCCTGTTCTGCGGCCTCTTCACCGGCCTGACGCCCATGTACGTGGGCGAGGTGTCACCCACCCCCCTCAGAGGAGCGTTCGGGACCCTGCACCAGCTCGGGGTGGTGGTGGGCATCCTGGTCGCTCAG ATCTTCGGGTTGGAGGGTCTGCTGGGCTCCGACAAGCTGTGGCCCCTGCTGCTGGCCCTCACCGTGGTCCCTGCCGTGGTGCAGTGCCTCCTGCTGCCCTTCTGTCCCGAGAGCCCCCGCTTCCTGCTCATCAACCtcaacaaggaggaggaggcacgaAAAG CGCTGGTGCGTCTGCGCGGCAGTGAGGACGTGAGTAAAGATCTgcaggagatgaaggaggagagcgCCAAGATGGCCATGGAGAAGAAGGTGACCATCCCCGAGCTCTTCCGCTCGCCGGCGTATCGCCAGCCGCTCCTGGTCGCCGTCATGCTGCAGCTCTCCCAGCAGCTGTCGGGAATCAACGCG gtgTTCTACTACTCCACGGGGATCTTCAGCTCGGCCGGCGTGAAGCAGCCCATCTACGCCACCATCGGTGCCGGCATCGTCAACACCATCTTTACcattgtgtct ctcttCCTGGTGGAGAAGGCCGGACGCCGGACGCTGCACCTCCTGGGGTTGGGGGGGATGGCGGTGGCCGCGGTGCTCATGACCATCTCGCTGCTGCTG AAGGACATCCCTGCCATGAGCTACCTGGCCATCCTGGCCGTCATGATGTTCGTGGCCATGTTTGAAATGGGCCCCGGTCCGATTCCCTGGTTCATCGTGGCCGAGCTGTTCTCCCAGGGGCCCCGCCCGGCGGCCATGGCGGTGGCCGGCTGCTGCAACTGGACGGCCAACTTCCTGGTTGGAATGAGCTTCCCCAAGCTagtg GAGTTGTGCGGGCCGTGGGTCTTCCTCATCTTCGCCaccttcctcgtcctcttcttcatcttcacctaCATCAAAGTCCCGGAGACGAAGGGCAAGACCTTCGATGAGATCGCCCAAAGCTTCGGCagcccccctcccacctcctcgGGTGTCGAGGAGCCTCCTGCAGGAGCCAGCTCGGCCGTGGCGCTCCCCGCCTCCCCGCTGAAGGAGAAGGTTCCTCTGGTGGcggctccggctccggctccggctccggctccggctccgGCATCGGAGACGACTCCTCTGGAGGATAAATCCAAGTCGACCGTGCAGGAGAGCGTGTAG